In Cryptococcus neoformans var. grubii H99 chromosome 9, complete sequence, a genomic segment contains:
- a CDS encoding protein KRI1: MIYTVHASLEELIRIILDQNSKMHAQVFKSDKSDKSSSSSGSEEDYSSDYSSSSEDVTEDEEGNELTPALDAAILRTLSKIKKREGVYGGENVLQEELRKAQEIAEQRGLKSNVAKKVAEKPYLLADYHRSKLLAGEDQEEEPESAEPLTHVESQRRLRQEAVSAFKTLAEESDDESDEEFIRKREKDAQEVDENDEEYKKFMLEFGGGEEEVRKILGMGDQPAILKVLESEGKENEEEKAAVSKIEKEEMERQKREREAKKAKDDDDFLMNYILNRGWIDRSEKHVPTYDEVVGPSTEVAEEAAAQVKSTKPKSSHPWGELDEESDFEDRAEEFETEYNFRFEEPGSSTIAIHPRDIPSLVRRADDTRKSKRARRAERKAAEKAAKEEEIKREKGKKRREMEKRMNILKRDLEKEGFKDLEWGKLEKVLDGEWDENVWEKIVGGMLSKGDEQEEGDDNEKPTWDDELGDAEYDEEEGEGDFQYEFAEGEGEAEGEDEDMDVDGDEGPINMDADFVDEEPSKKSKKKDKKKKKDKNKEHSPSPLPEDEENQLSISEKAHALKEAVDSYNALAHEDIIEDMPTRFKYTPSAPASFGLTPVEILLATDDELNKLVTMKGIAPYKKGGIGIQGKGLGKRVRELKDKLRERRWGEEPSQMKSREEKKKEKEKEKKRKRDDGEERGQGEGREKKGEGETVEKSEKVRNGKRLGKKERMRLQKAAEAAGEPERERERESESVPAEKKRKVESGETSGDAPAANGEEGGDKKKRRKKKKSKADGEA; this comes from the exons ATGATCTATACAGTTCACGCAAGTCTCGAAGAACTTATCCGCATCATCCTTGACCAGAACAGCAAGATGCATG CTCAAGTCTTCAAATCGGACAAATCCGACAaatcgtcctcttcttccggtTCTGAGGAAGACTACTCTTCCGACTACAGTTCCTCATCTGAAGATGTCaccgaggatgaggagggcaATGAACTCACTCCTGCGTTAGATGCCGCTATTTTGAGAACTCTTAGCAAAatcaagaagagggaaggTGTTTATGGCGGAGAAAACGTTCTTCAAGAAGAGTTGCGGAAGGCTCAAGAGATTGCTGAGCAGAGGGGCTTAAAGAGCAACGTAGCCAAGAAGGTTGCCGAAAAG CCCTACCTTCTTGCCGACTATCATCGTAGCAAGTTGCTTGCAGGTGAAgatcaagaggaagagcctGAATCTGCCGAACCTCTTACCCACGTGGAGTCTCAACGTCGGCTCCGTCAAGAGGCTGTTTCAGCCTTCAAAACGCTTGCTGAAGAATCCGATGATGAgtctgatgaagaatttATCcgaaagagagaaaaggacgCTCAAGAAGTCGAtgaaaatgatgaagagtaCAAAAAGTTTATGCTAGAATTTGGTGGcggtgaggaggaagtaAGGAAGATCCTTGGTATGGGTGATCAGCCTGCCATTCTCAAGGTTTTGGAGAgtgaagggaaagagaatgaggaggagaaggctgcGGTAAGcaagattgagaaggaggaaatggaaaggcAGAAGCGAGAAAgggaggcgaagaaggccaaagatgatgatgatttcCTTATGAA CTACATTCTCAACCGTGGCTGGATCGACCGATCCGAAAAACATGTCCCTACGTACGACGAAGTCGTTGGACCGTCCACTGAAGTTGCTGAAGAGGCTGCTGCCCAAGTCAAGTCCACCAAACCCAAATCTAGCCACCCCTGGGGAgagcttgatgaagagTCCGACTTTGAAGACCGTGCAGAGGAGTTTGAGACTGAATACAATTTCCGATTCGAAGAGCCCGGATCCTCGACTATCGCCATTCACCCTCGTGACATTCCTTCTCTTGTTCGTAGGGCCGACGATACTCGAAAGTCCAAGAGAGCTAGACGAGCGGAGAGGAAGGCTGCTGAGAAGGCtgccaaggaggaggagattaagagagaaaagggcaagaagagaagagagatggagaaacgGATGAACATTTTGAAACGCGAcctggagaaggaaggtttcaaggatttggaaTGGGGCAAGCTCGAAAAGGTGTTGGATGGAGAGTGGGACGAAAATGTCTGGGAGAAGATTGTTGGTGGTATGTTAAGTAAGGGTGATGAGCAGGAG GAGGGGGACGATAACGAGAAGCCCACTTGGGATGACGAACTTGGGGATGCCGAgtacgatgaagaggaaggagagggagattTCCAGTACGAATTTGCTGAAGGCGAGGGTGAAGCtgagggtgaggatgaagatatGGATGTCGACGGGGACGAAGGGCCTATCAACATGGACGCCGATTTTGTTGACGAAGAACCCTCCAAGAAAtccaaaaagaaagacaagaagaagaagaaggacaagaacaaggaacactctccctctcccttgcctgaagatgaagagaacCAGCTCTCTATTTCTGAGAAAGCCCATGCTCTCAAAGAAGCTGTCGATTCTTACAATGCCCTCGCCCACGAAGACATCATCGAGGACATGCCGACTCGTTTCAAGTACACTCCATCAGCGCCTGCTTCCTTTGGTCTCACGCCTGTGGAGATTCTATTGGCCACCGATGACGAGCTCAACAAGTTGGTTACCATGAAGGGTATTGCGCCATACAAAAAAGGCGGTATCGGAATTCAGGGTAAAGGCTTGGGCAAGCGGGTGAGGGAGTTGAAAGATAAACTGcgagagaggagatggggtGAGGAACCTTCTCAGATGAAgagcagagaagagaagaagaaggaaaaggaaaaggaaaagaagaggaagagggacgATGGCGAGGAACGCGGACAAGGCGAAGGGcgcgagaagaagggtgaggGTGAGACCGTGGAGAAGAGCGAAAAGGTCAGAAACGGGAAACGactgggaaagaaggaacgTATGAGACTTCAAAAAGCCGCCGAGGCTGCTGGTGAGCCTGAGCGTGAGCGTGAGCGCGAGAGTGAGAGTGTAcctgcggagaagaagagaaaagtcGAATCAGGTGAAACATCAGGGGATGCCCCGGCGGCgaatggagaggagggaggcgacaaaaagaagcgccgaaagaagaagaagagtaagGCGGATGGAGAAGCTTAG